A single Drosophila miranda strain MSH22 chromosome XR, D.miranda_PacBio2.1, whole genome shotgun sequence DNA region contains:
- the LOC108150762 gene encoding malate dehydrogenase, mitochondrial — translation MFLKKFKAKIVPSSYTWWLMARTAFKVAVVGAGGGIGQPLSLLLRQVEGIDELALHDLRGTKGVAADTGHISEQGTVSGYVGNEQLVPALQGANLVVVTAGMPRVPGMTRDSLMQANGGIAITVTRAMACACPEALIAITTNPINIIVPTAAEVLKEAGVFNPRRLFGVTTLDVVRSRKFIGDYMNIDPEKVNIPVIGGHTGPTILPLFSQCQPEFRGDTEDIERLTHRIKEAGTEVVVAKGGAGSATLSMAYATCSFVKSLIRAHNGQEGIIECSFVASCMENVPFFAGPLELGKEGIKRYLELPDLNEFEQKSLDKLLPILKKNIEAGINFAKTFEKK, via the coding sequence ATGTTTCTTAAGAAATTCAAGGCAAAGATAGTCCCCTCGAGCTATACCTGGTGGCTGATGGCACGCACCGCCTTCAAGGTCGCCGTTGTGGGTGCTGGCGGCGGGATAGGGCAGCCACTGTCACTACTCCTGCGCCAGGTCGAGGGGATCGACGAGCTTGCTCTGCACGATCTGCGTGGCACGAAGGGTGTCGCCGCCGATACTGGACATATCTCCGAGCAGGGAACGGTAAGCGGCTACGTGGGCAACGAGCAGCTCGTGCCGGCATTGCAGGGGGCCAATTTAGTGGTGGTAACCGCCGGAATGCCCCGCGTGCCGGGCATGACGCGTGACAGTCTGATGCAAGCTAACGGTGGCATAGCCATTACTGTGACCAGAGCTATGGCCTGCGCCTGTCCCGAGGCCCTGATTGCTATCACCACGAACCCCATTAACATTATTGTCCCGACTGCCGCTGAGGTTCTCAAGGAAGCCGGGGTCTTCAATCCGCGTCGCCTTTTCGGGGTAACCACCTTGGATGTGGTGCGTTCCAGGAAGTTCATTGGTGACTACATGAACATCGATCCGGAGAAGGTGAATATCCCGGTGATCGGAGGCCACACCGGACCCACCATCCTACCGCTCTTCTCCCAGTGCCAGCCTGAGTTCAGGGGCGACACAGAAGACATCGAAAGACTGACGCATCGCATCAAGGAAGCCGGTACTGAAGTGGTTGTGGCCAAGGGTGGTGCTGGTTCCGCCACTCTTTCCATGGCCTATGCCACTTGCTCTTTCGTGAAATCCCTGATTCGGGCTCACAACGGACAGGAGGGAATTATTGAATGCTCTTTTGTGGCATCATGTATGGAAAATGTCCCCTTCTTCGCCGGCCCCCTGGAACTGGGAAAGGAGGGCATCAAACGCTATCTAGAACTCCCTGATCTAAACGAATTCGAACAGAAGTCCCTGGATAAACTGCTGCCCATCCTGAAGAAAAATATCGAGGCCGGCATCAACTTTGCCAAAACGTTTGAGAAAAAATAA
- the LOC108165295 gene encoding putative odorant receptor 69a translates to MQLEDLMRYPDIAFRYFGMAPRFEWTARRTVAPKQTVTRQIVFMVGSLCLGYQNLGMIIYWVLFNSQQKEISMYVAKIAEMGSVLALIFAGFLNICALTSKRPQIEAVLAELQEMYPEPRQRFYRIRHYNDQAVGLMKFTVNFYVIFIIYYNIAPLVLLLCEHLMDSQDISYRAQSYTWYPWQVYGSPLGYSAAYLCQAIGSILGVGFSMSSQQLICLFTTQLQLHFDVMANHLTAIDAKEPTANQQLRSLILYHRRILRLGDQVNRLFNFTFVVSLIVSTIAICLTSIATMLLELHKALLYISGLIAFVFYHFLICYRGSVVTLAVSTE, encoded by the coding sequence ATGCAGTTGGAGGACTTGATGAGGTATCCGGACATTGCCTTTCGTTATTTCGGCATGGCACCCCGTTTCGAGTGGACCGCCCGGAGAACCGTGGCACCCAAGCAGACTGTGACCAGGCAGATCGTGTTTATGGTGGGATCCCTGTGCTTGGGCTATCAGAATCTGGGTATGATCATCTACTGGGTCCTGTTTAATAGTCAACAAAAGGAAATAAGTATGTACGTGGCAAAGATCGCGGAGATGGGCAGTGTGCTGGCGCTCATCTTCGCCGGGTTCCTAAACATTTGTGCCTTGACGTCCAAGAGACCCCAGATCGAGGCGGTGCTTGCCGAACTGCAGGAGATGTACCCCGAGCCCAGGCAGAGGTTTTACCGCATCCGACACTACAACGATCAGGCAGTAGGTTTAATGAAGTTCACGGTCAACTTCTACGTGATCTTCATCATATACTACAATATCGCGCCACTTGTGCTTCTTCTATGCGAACACCTCATGGACTCGCAGGACATTAGCTACCGGGCCCAGAGCTACACGTGGTATCCCTGGCAGGTGTACGGCTCACCTCTCGGCTACTCGGCAGCCTATCTATGCCAGGCCATTGGCTCGATCCTCGGAGTGGGTTTCAGTATGTCTAGTCAGCAGTTGATCTGTCTCTTCACCACCCAACTTCAGCTGCATTTTGATGTCATGGCCAACCACCTAACTGCCATTGATGCAAAAGAGCCCACGGCGAATCAACAGCTCAGATCCCTGATCCTATACCACCGTCGCATACTCCGGCTTGGCGATCAAGTAAATCGCCTCTTTAACTTTACCTTCGTGGTCAGCCTAATCGTTTCGACCATCGCCATTTGCCTGACAAGCATTGCCACGATGTTGCTCGAATTGCACAAGGCCCTACTGTACATAAGTGGTCTAATCGCCTTTGTCTTCTATCACTTTTTGATATGCTACAGGGGCAGTGTGGTCACTTTGGCGGTAAGTACTGAATAA
- the LOC108165294 gene encoding putative odorant receptor 69a, producing the protein MTDFPVHGSIKVLIFPSSHNSVQSVMVFISMQLADFMQYSDVGCQVALIRRYGWSGRQSPGAKQTLMKKVIFVLGALNMSCYFFSFITYGYHIERKTKEPIIYVAELSEVGGMLWFTVLGICNMYTLLLYRPQIEELLEGLEQLFAPARQSPYCTRYFYDESALKMKRLGINFVCSATYYNLLPLVKLLSELLTESQQVSYQVQSKAWYPWQVHGSTLGFWIAYASQAFASVMNLGMMMATECLVFVCTAQLELHFDGLARRLEALDARDPRAKEQLQALISYHTRLFKVADRANGIFNFTFLISYCVSSIAVCSMGFSMIMFDLGLALKYMVGMFLFMIYTFCICHNGTQVTMASDKVMPAAFYNNWYEGDLVYRKMLLILMMRSTKSYVWKTYNLAPVSIQTYMATLKFSYQMFTCVRSLK; encoded by the exons ATGACTGATTTCCCAGTGCACGGTTCTATAAAAGTCTTAATATTTCCATCCAGTCACAATTCAGTCCAGTCAGTTATGGTCTTTATAAGCATGCAGTTGGCAGATTTTATGCAGTACTCGGACGTTGGCTGCCAAGTGGCTCTGATACGAAGATACGGATGGAGTGGCAGACAATCACCGGGTGCGAAGCAGACGCTTATGAAAAAGGTTATCTTCGTACTGGGTGCCCTGAATATGAGCTGTTACTTTTTTTCATTCATCACCTACGGCTACCACATCGAACGGAAGACAAAGGAGCCGATTATTTACGTTGCAGAGCTTTCTGAAGTGGGTGGCATGCTTTGGTTCACCGTTCTTGGTATCTGCAATATGTACACGCTGCTGCTCTATAGACCCCAGATTGAAGAACTCCTGGAAGGACTGGAGCAACTGTTTGCACCCGCTAGGCAGAGCCCGTACTGTACTCGCTACTTCTACGACGAGTCAGCTCTTAAAATGAAGAGGTTAGGCATCAACTTTGTCTGTTCAGCAACCTACTACAACTTGCTGCCCCTTGTGAAGCTCCTAAGCGAGCTACTGACAGAGTCACAGCAAGTGAGTTACCAGGTACAGAGCAAGGCGTGGTATCCCTGGCAGGTCCATGGCTCAACTCTGGGCTTCTGGATCGCCTATGCTAGTCAGGCTTTCGCGTCTGTAATGAACCTGGGCATGATGATGGCCACTGAGTGTTTGGTTTTCGTCTGCACCGCCCAGCTGGAGCTACACTTTGATGGCCTGGCCAGGCGGCTGGAAGCCCTTGACGCTCGTGATCCCAGAGCGAAGGAACAGCTCCAAGCGCTGATCTCCTACCACACTCGGCTATTCAAAGTTGCGGACCGTGCCAATGGCATCTTTAACTTCACTTTCCTGATCAGCTACTGTGTGTCGTCGATTGCCGTGTGCAGTATGGGCTTTTCCATGATCATGTTCGACTTGGGTCTAGCTCTCAAATACATGGTGGGAATGTTTTTATTCATGATCTACACCTTTTGCATATGCCACAATGGCACTCAGGTCACAATGGCG AGTGACAAAGTGATGCCGGCTGCTTTCTACAACAACTGGTATGAGGGCGACCTCGTCTACAGGAAGATGTTGCTCATCCTAATGATGCGTTCTACTAAGTCCTATGTCTGGAAAACATACAACCTGGCACCTGTGTCCATTCAAACCTATATGGCT ACGCTGAAATTTTCATATCAGATGTTTACCTGCGTGCGTTCTCTGAAATAG